A genomic region of Cyanobacteriota bacterium contains the following coding sequences:
- the nifK gene encoding nitrogenase molybdenum-iron protein subunit beta, with amino-acid sequence MAQNNIDRIKDHAELFHQDEYQQLFAAKKQFEGGHDPDVVAQTAEWTKTWEYREKNFAREALTVNPAKACQPLGAILAAVGFEGTLPFVHGSQGCVAYFRSHFTRHFKEPFSAVSSSMTEDAAVFGGLNNMKEGLANSYNLYKPKMIAVCTTCMAEVIGDDLQAFIKASKDEGSVPQDFPVPYAHTPSFVGSHITGYDNMMKGILVNLTEGKKQETTNGRINFIPGFETYIGNLREIKRIANLMGIDYTLLADNSEYLDSPNTGEYNMYPGGTKLADAADAINGEATIAFQAYSTVKTRELIESWGQATYVARPVGIRGTDEFLMKLSALTGKPIPQELEAERGRAVDALTDSQAWLHGKRVAYYGDPDLVIGLTQFLLEVGAEPVHIVVTNSNDVFEAELRALLDSSPFGAGATIWGGRDLWHMRSLLFTEPVDFFIGNSYGKYLWRDTHTPIVRIGYPIFDRHHLHRYATYGYQGAINLLNWIVNTILDELDRNTIIPAKTDISYDLIR; translated from the coding sequence ATGGCTCAGAACAATATCGATCGCATTAAAGATCACGCTGAACTCTTTCACCAAGACGAATACCAACAACTATTTGCGGCTAAGAAACAGTTTGAAGGGGGACATGACCCCGATGTAGTAGCCCAAACGGCTGAGTGGACAAAGACCTGGGAATATCGGGAAAAGAACTTTGCCCGTGAAGCCCTGACTGTTAACCCAGCTAAAGCCTGTCAGCCCTTGGGCGCTATCCTAGCCGCGGTTGGCTTTGAAGGCACCCTGCCCTTTGTACATGGTTCTCAAGGCTGTGTCGCCTATTTCCGCAGCCACTTTACCCGCCACTTCAAGGAACCCTTTTCAGCCGTGTCCTCCTCCATGACGGAAGATGCAGCCGTGTTTGGGGGCTTGAACAATATGAAAGAGGGCTTAGCCAACTCCTACAACCTCTACAAGCCCAAGATGATTGCTGTTTGCACAACCTGCATGGCTGAGGTAATTGGTGATGACTTGCAAGCCTTCATCAAGGCCTCGAAGGATGAGGGATCTGTGCCCCAAGACTTCCCTGTGCCCTATGCCCACACCCCTAGCTTTGTCGGCTCTCATATCACGGGTTACGACAACATGATGAAGGGCATCTTGGTCAACCTGACCGAAGGCAAGAAACAGGAAACCACGAACGGCAGGATTAACTTCATTCCTGGCTTTGAGACCTACATCGGCAACTTGCGGGAAATCAAGCGCATTGCCAACCTAATGGGGATTGACTATACTCTCTTGGCTGATAACTCCGAATACCTGGATTCTCCCAATACGGGTGAGTACAACATGTACCCTGGTGGCACTAAGTTGGCAGATGCTGCCGATGCTATCAACGGTGAGGCAACGATCGCCTTCCAAGCCTACTCCACGGTCAAAACTCGTGAATTGATCGAAAGTTGGGGACAAGCGACCTATGTAGCTCGCCCGGTAGGCATCCGTGGTACCGACGAATTTTTGATGAAGTTGTCAGCTCTGACTGGCAAGCCCATCCCCCAAGAGCTAGAAGCAGAGCGGGGTCGTGCGGTGGATGCCCTCACAGATTCCCAAGCATGGCTGCATGGCAAGCGAGTAGCCTACTATGGCGACCCTGATTTGGTGATTGGCTTGACCCAGTTCTTGCTGGAAGTAGGTGCTGAACCTGTGCATATCGTTGTTACCAATAGCAATGATGTATTTGAGGCAGAACTACGGGCATTGCTGGATTCCAGCCCATTCGGCGCTGGTGCCACGATTTGGGGTGGCAGAGATCTGTGGCATATGCGCTCCTTACTGTTTACTGAACCCGTGGACTTCTTCATTGGCAATTCCTACGGTAAGTACCTCTGGCGGGATACGCACACCCCGATCGTGCGGATTGGCTATCCTATCTTTGATCGCCATCACCTGCATCGCTATGCCACCTACGGCTACCAGGGTGCTATCAACCTCCTTAACTGGATTGTCAACACCATCTTGGATGAACTCGATCGCAACACAATCATACCTGCGAAGACAGACATCTCCTATGACCTGATTCGCTAG
- a CDS encoding nitrogenase, protein MPTITSPLPPTSGLLDPIRRWINRYEIRSVRTAHLICQVIPRSCPFEHRFSIGKYSLYIPPLCELNPFYNEFVALRFRALNYLEACGETIDKYVC, encoded by the coding sequence ATGCCTACCATTACGTCCCCCCTACCGCCTACCTCTGGTCTTCTAGATCCCATTCGCCGATGGATCAATCGCTATGAAATTCGCTCTGTCCGCACTGCTCACCTCATTTGTCAGGTGATTCCCCGCAGTTGCCCCTTTGAGCATCGCTTCTCCATCGGAAAATACAGCCTATATATCCCCCCCTTGTGCGAACTAAATCCCTTCTACAACGAGTTTGTTGCTCTGCGGTTCCGTGCCCTCAACTATCTTGAGGCCTGTGGTGAAACCATCGACAAATATGTTTGCTAA
- the nifE gene encoding nitrogenase iron-molybdenum cofactor biosynthesis protein NifE: protein MKLTQGKINELLSESACEHNHKKDGKGKNKSCTQVAQPGAAQGGCAFDGAMIALVPITDAAHLVHGPIACAGNSWGSRGSLSSGPTLYKMGFTTDLTENDIIFGGEKRLYKSILEVNDRYNPAAIFVYSTCVTALIGDDLEAVCQKAAEKIGVPVVPVNSPGVIGSKNLGNRVGGESLLEYVVGTREPDYTTPYDINLIGEYNIAGELWGVLPLFKKLGIRVLAQITGDGRYHDIACSHRAKLNVMICSKALINMARKMEERYGIPYIEESFYGVADMNHCLRNIAAKLGDTSLQQRVEHLIAEETAKLDVALAPYRARLRGKRVVLYTGGVKSWSIISAAKDLGMEVCATSTKKSTEEDKARIRELLGQDGIMLEKGNAQELLQVIAKTKADMLIAGGRNQYTALKAKIPFLDINQERHHPYAGYVGLLEMARELDEALYSPVWAQVRKPAPWDMEVI, encoded by the coding sequence ATGAAACTCACTCAAGGCAAAATCAACGAACTCCTGAGCGAGTCAGCTTGCGAACACAACCACAAGAAAGACGGTAAAGGTAAAAACAAGTCCTGTACTCAAGTTGCCCAACCAGGGGCTGCTCAGGGGGGCTGTGCCTTTGATGGAGCCATGATTGCCCTTGTGCCCATTACTGATGCGGCTCACCTAGTGCATGGGCCGATCGCCTGTGCAGGCAACTCTTGGGGTAGTCGCGGCAGCCTCTCCTCTGGCCCTACCCTCTATAAAATGGGGTTCACAACTGACCTGACTGAAAATGACATCATCTTTGGTGGCGAAAAACGACTCTACAAGTCCATCCTAGAGGTTAACGATCGCTACAACCCCGCAGCTATCTTCGTATATTCCACCTGTGTCACTGCCCTAATTGGTGATGACTTAGAAGCGGTCTGTCAAAAAGCAGCAGAAAAGATAGGCGTACCCGTTGTTCCCGTTAACTCTCCTGGTGTTATCGGCAGCAAAAACCTGGGCAACCGCGTCGGTGGAGAAAGCCTGCTAGAGTATGTAGTCGGCACCCGTGAGCCAGACTACACCACCCCCTACGACATCAACCTGATCGGAGAATACAACATTGCCGGAGAACTGTGGGGCGTGCTGCCCCTATTCAAGAAACTGGGAATTCGCGTCCTTGCTCAAATTACGGGTGATGGCCGTTATCACGATATTGCCTGCTCTCACCGCGCCAAACTCAACGTCATGATTTGCTCCAAGGCACTCATTAACATGGCTCGCAAAATGGAGGAACGCTATGGCATCCCCTATATTGAGGAATCCTTCTATGGCGTAGCAGATATGAATCACTGTTTACGGAACATTGCCGCCAAGCTAGGAGATACCAGTTTGCAACAGCGAGTAGAGCACCTTATTGCTGAGGAGACTGCCAAGCTAGATGTAGCCCTAGCTCCCTACCGTGCCAGGCTGCGGGGTAAGCGAGTCGTGCTCTACACTGGTGGCGTGAAAAGCTGGTCAATTATCTCGGCTGCGAAGGATCTGGGCATGGAGGTGTGCGCCACTAGCACCAAGAAAAGCACTGAAGAAGATAAGGCTCGCATTAGGGAGCTATTGGGTCAAGACGGCATCATGCTGGAAAAGGGGAACGCCCAAGAACTGCTGCAAGTCATTGCTAAAACCAAGGCCGATATGTTGATTGCAGGTGGACGCAATCAATACACTGCCTTGAAGGCAAAAATCCCCTTCCTAGATATTAACCAAGAGCGTCATCATCCCTACGCTGGATATGTAGGGCTATTGGAAATGGCTCGTGAACTAGATGAGGCTCTGTATAGCCCGGTATGGGCACAAGTGCGGAAACCAGCCCCTTGGGATATGGAGGTGATCTAA
- the nifN gene encoding nitrogenase iron-molybdenum cofactor biosynthesis protein NifN — MATVSIPRKSVAVNPLKQSQPLGAALAFLGLKGIMPLFHGSQGCTAFAKVMLVRHFREAIPLSTTAMTEVSTILGGEENVEQAILTLVEKSKPSIIGLCTTGLTETRGDDMDGILKSIRKRHPELHDLPIVFVSTPDFKGALQDGFAAAVTSMVRTLPQPGETRLNQITVLISSAYAPGDVQEIKEMVAAFDLQAIVVPDLSLSLDGHLDDSYNTVTSDGTTLAELREIGSSVYTVALGESMREAAESLHTQFGIPYEVFPSLSNLDAIDSFLEGLADLSGLPVPEKYRRQRAQLQDAMLDTHFFFGRKQVSLAMEPDLLWSTVHFLQSMGAEVQAAVTTTKSPLLEQLPINTVTIGDLEDFAQLAVGSDLLIGNSNVATVARRHHIPLYRLGFPIFDRLGNGQRCTVGYRGMMQLLFDIGNLFLEQEESHTAT, encoded by the coding sequence ATGGCAACGGTTTCAATACCCAGAAAATCTGTGGCGGTGAACCCCCTGAAGCAAAGTCAACCCCTGGGAGCAGCGCTAGCCTTTCTGGGTTTAAAGGGCATTATGCCATTGTTCCATGGGTCTCAGGGATGTACAGCCTTTGCCAAAGTGATGCTAGTGCGCCACTTTCGGGAGGCAATTCCTCTGTCTACAACGGCAATGACGGAGGTGAGTACAATCTTGGGTGGAGAAGAGAATGTGGAACAGGCCATTCTCACCCTAGTAGAAAAGTCAAAACCGTCAATCATCGGCTTGTGCACTACGGGACTGACAGAAACCCGTGGTGACGATATGGATGGCATTTTGAAGTCTATCCGCAAGCGCCATCCTGAACTCCATGATTTGCCGATCGTCTTTGTGTCTACCCCCGATTTCAAAGGTGCCTTGCAGGATGGTTTTGCCGCCGCGGTTACCAGCATGGTTAGGACATTGCCCCAGCCCGGGGAAACTCGCCTAAACCAAATCACCGTGCTCATTAGCTCAGCCTATGCGCCAGGAGATGTGCAAGAAATCAAAGAGATGGTAGCGGCTTTTGACTTGCAGGCGATCGTCGTGCCAGATTTATCCCTATCTCTAGATGGGCATTTAGACGACTCTTACAACACCGTCACTAGCGATGGCACTACCCTGGCAGAACTACGAGAAATTGGTAGCTCTGTTTACACCGTGGCTCTAGGGGAAAGTATGCGCGAAGCAGCAGAATCCCTCCACACACAGTTTGGCATTCCCTATGAAGTGTTCCCTAGCTTAAGTAACTTGGACGCGATCGACAGCTTCTTGGAAGGGTTAGCAGACTTGAGTGGGTTGCCCGTGCCAGAGAAATATCGTCGTCAGCGTGCCCAACTACAGGATGCCATGCTAGATACCCACTTCTTCTTTGGGCGCAAACAGGTATCCCTAGCTATGGAACCAGACTTGTTGTGGTCAACAGTTCACTTTTTGCAGAGTATGGGTGCAGAGGTTCAAGCCGCTGTAACCACTACCAAATCTCCACTGCTCGAACAATTGCCTATCAATACGGTGACCATTGGTGACCTAGAGGACTTTGCTCAACTGGCCGTGGGGTCAGACTTGTTGATTGGCAACTCCAACGTTGCTACCGTCGCCCGCCGCCACCATATCCCCCTCTATCGATTGGGCTTCCCCATCTTCGATCGCCTCGGTAACGGACAACGCTGTACTGTGGGCTATCGCGGCATGATGCAACTGTTGTTCGACATTGGCAACCTATTTTTGGAGCAGGAGGAAAGCCACACAGCAACCTAG
- the nifX gene encoding nitrogen fixation protein NifX codes for MKIAFTTSDNIHIDAHFGSARQIDVYDVDRTGYTFVNTLKFDGNLNEDGNEDKLLPKIAALHDCTIVYVSAIGGSAASRLIKHRITPIKARSEDQSITDVLTELVKTLNGSPPPWLRKALQQRSPALDELEHLDDVKEEVTL; via the coding sequence ATGAAAATTGCCTTCACCACCAGTGACAACATCCATATCGATGCCCATTTTGGCTCTGCCAGACAGATTGATGTGTATGACGTAGACCGAACGGGATACACCTTTGTTAACACCTTAAAATTTGATGGCAACCTCAACGAAGACGGCAATGAAGATAAGTTACTACCCAAAATTGCTGCCCTCCATGACTGTACAATCGTCTACGTCTCTGCTATTGGCGGCAGTGCTGCCTCACGCTTGATTAAGCATCGCATCACCCCCATCAAAGCTCGATCGGAAGATCAAAGCATTACTGATGTGCTGACAGAATTGGTAAAAACCCTCAATGGAAGTCCTCCCCCTTGGCTGAGAAAGGCGCTCCAGCAGCGCAGTCCCGCTCTTGATGAACTTGAACACCTTGATGACGTAAAGGAAGAAGTAACCCTATGA